From Choloepus didactylus isolate mChoDid1 chromosome 19, mChoDid1.pri, whole genome shotgun sequence:
CAATCCACTGGTCGTGAAACTTTAGGATCACTTGGCAGtacttattaaaaatgcagatttctgggctTTACCCCTAGAGACTGTGAATCAATAGGTCTGGAGAACCCATATTTTACATAAGCCCCCCCCCACTTACTTTAACTATAATATGGGTAGGTTGCTAACAGCATTTTCAGAAACAGTGATCAGTTCAACTAGCCCATTttaaagagggagaaactgagagatgaAGAGAGGAAAGGTCTTGCTCAGCAGTGAATGGACCCAAGGGTCTCTTTAGAGCCTTTTGACTCAGGTGACACAAAACAATAAACTTACTTGAAAAGACATGTCAGGGTCTTAGTGTGCTATAGTGTCTAAGCCTCCTGCTATGGAGCCCCTTCTCAAGCCTggcacccccttatcttgcccactCCTTTGGGCACCCCTTTTTTCTTTCCCACAGGCTTCtccatgctttcactttcctcttcccctcccctcctctcctctccttccttctctcttcctctatgCTTCCCCATTATCTCCTCCTGTCCTGCCTCTCCccagatattttctattttggagTTTTTGAACCATATTGATTTGTATATCTAAAAGTAAGATAATAATCAATTAGACAGCACTCCCCTTCCAATATGACTTTTCTTCTGTCACACTTTCTTGGGTCAGTTGTTGGAATGGCTGCCAGTTTTTTTGGCATTTAGTTAAAAGGAAATTGAGTTGGGGACACATTTAGTTTGGAGTCAGTGGGACATATTTAGGTGTTCTCAGTCATATCTACATATAGTTAGGTTGTTCCTAGCTGTCCTGATGCAGAAATGGCTCCAAGCAATATTCCTATTTCCAACTGTGCCAATCCCCTTGGCATCATGGCATTAAGGCTAGAGGTTGTATTTCAATATGGATATATCTGACACTAGAAGGCTGGGGGTGGTAGAGGAGAACCAAGGTTTGAGCCAGAGTCCCCTCTGTGAAAAATTCTTCCAAACTTTAGATATATAGAACTGTAAGTAGAAAAATCAACATGGAAACCTGTAACAAAAGTGCTTTACTGTCAAGGGTATACTTGATAATTCAATCTATGCAATTTTAAATGCACCATGCATCTTTCTTTTTTGATGGGATTGTGCAAAAGAAAATTTATCAGAATTCCTGTGTTTTTAAGGCACAAAGTTGCAGCAGAATTACAGACAGTAAGTATAGCTGTGCATTCAGTCATGTGTTTTATGCATTCCAACTATAAGCAAAAACATACTTTCAGCAACCATGTTAGATGAAAGACTGAATtatctttccattccctccatataaattgattttttacaaaattgatgtcataaatgtaaaaaaaaataatactaaggGTAAACATTGTTTTTATGGATTTGGGGAAATTTGTGGTATtgtcatcttttttaaaatttgtaattggTTGTGATTTCCTTGCTCATTTGAAATAATTCACGTTTTTTttttaggggggagggcagtgatttcatctgccaagttggcttagctagagagagagagggccacatctgagcaacaaagaggcatttgggaggaggctcttagacacagtTATAGCGaggactagcctctcctttgcagcaacagtcttccccagggtaaatcctgtggtagagagctcagcccatcaaatcacccgtacccaatgtctgtgagcacatcagcaaccatcgaagtggggaagtccaatacccctgcattgtcccccagcaatgttcacattagctgtagcatataatatttcactttttgtgcctggcttatttcgctcagcattatgtcttcaaggttcatccaagttgtcatatgtttcacgacatcgttccttcttactactgcatagtattccatgtgtgtatataccacattttgaaataattcacttttgtatttgtttttgctttataaaGGAGCCTCTAATTTTATAAGCTTTAAACTATACAGATCCTGGATCCAGCCTGGCTCTGTACTTAAGAGTTATATGACAATTGTACCAGGGTAACGGTATCTCCAGAGTTCTAAATTTACGGATTTTCActcctcatttccttctttggTGTCATCAGAAAACTGTACATAGAGAGCAGATGTGAGTTATTCAACCTCAGAGATATCAGACGTCACAAAGCACTTTATTAGGGGAAACTGGGGGCTTCAGAAGGATAAATGGGGGCCCTGAAAGTTGAAGAGGTAGAGTCACACGCTGAGAAGGAGCCAAAAGGGGAGGACATTATGTTTGAAAAGAAGCTGAGCTGGAGGAAAGAGAGGAAGCAAATCCTGGGGTTCATTTTTTGGAATAGCCAAGGTCTTGGCAGCTGAGAGTCAGCCAGTGGAAGCCAACACTGGCCAGGTATGCACAGAGAGGGTCTTGGACTGGGAGCCAAATCCTGGAGGTTGTTCCAGCTCCTCCTTATCCTATCCAGGAAGATGATTCTGCAAGGTGGCAGGATAGAAAAGGGTGAAATGCTTGGACCCTGCTCATCTTAGGAATCAAATCTCACAGTCAATGGAAAAAGAGAGTGGGATCATTTTCACATCTtttcacagaaagagaaaagagaagtgggATGGCTTTCTTGGGCTCATAGAATGATCACATGTAGAGTGACAGTTTATATCTGTCATCCCTATGTAATAATTAATGGCacctcctttcactctcaaaggGGTCTTGGTTTGGTTAATAAGTTATGTGGTTGTCCTGGCTATAAATCACcttgaaaggaaaaggaggggaCCTGCTGATGAGGTTTCGTGAGAAGTAAAAGCGTGGAGTGACTGCTGAATGGTGTCTGGCATGGGGCTGGGTTCACTTCGCCACCTTCTGTCTTGATCTTGATGTTCCATCatatttgcttctttctctgCACGCCCTAATTACCTCATACTTACCATCTGCCCTTGAACTACTgcctcccttcccaccccatcccctttcCCCAAAATATCTTTCTACTTACACCTTTGCAAGATGTATTCTTATCCTCTGAATGGAGCTGGTTCTGTCAACACCAAGGTTATAGCCATCCTAGAATGGACCAACCCACACCCAGACCTCCCAGCAAGGCCCTGGCAAGGATTGGAGAACAGGACCCTGGGACTCACGTTTATTTTGGCAGGTGACCTGGCAGATGGCTTCAGATTGGAAGTTATTATTGTTCCCTTGGCAACCACCATAGATGAATCTGGAGCAGACCTCAGTGTCCTTATCATACCACCAGCGTGGAAGGTAGGCCATGCAGGGGCCGACTTCCTTTGGCAACTTGCATATGTCTACAGGGAGACCATAGAGCAGAGCTGCTTAGGTGCCTGCCCTCTATTATCTTCACTGTAGTCAGGTAACTTTGGCTCAAGATTCTGATCCTAATTCAATGTGAACCTTGTCCACTCATTTTACCTCTCTGATCACTGACTTCTTCATCTTTAAGACGAGAACACACTCCTACCCTGCTTGTCTTATAGGGATCTTATAAGGAACAAATGAGGCTACATCACAAAGCCTCTTTTATTCTGCCTTCTCCACAGCTGAACAACAAATTCTAACTGATTTTTCCTCTTGAATGGCTCTCCTTTATTTCCCTTCTGCTGCTTTCAAGCATCATCTCTTGCTAGCATTGCCATGAAAGGCCACCAGCTGATCTCCAAGACTTCTCCAACCTATTCCACATTGGTTTCCAGAATGGCTGATCCATTGAGCTCAAGATCAAGGTCTACACAGAAGAACTTCAGAGTCTGTTTATTCTTCTTCCTCTCTGGCTTTAGCTCTAATTGCTGCCCCAACACCCACATCTATGAACGACATGCTCTAAAATCACCATGCTCTTACACACCTCCATGCCTTCACACATCCATCCCTCTTTTGCTAACTAGGTGTATTCTTACTCATTCTTCAAAACCCTTCCCAGGTATCAGCTCTTCTATGATGTCTTTCATGGTTCCACTCTGCACCCCTTACTTTTCTTTACTGCTTCTCAATCTTGCACACACATTTATAATTTCTGTGAAATTATTTGTTCCTATTTTTTGACTTCtccatgagaatttttttttgaggGTCTGGATTGTCTTACATCATCTTGGTATACCAGTACCAAGCAGACAGCCTTGCAAAGAATGGATGTTCTGAGAGTGTCCACAGTAAAAAATCAAACGTGTCCTGAACTTAAAGAAGCATTCATTAAGCACCTATTTTGTGCATAGTGTTATAAAGTAAAAATAGAGTTCTTGGGAAACCCATAGTCTGAAgcatagcaacaacaacaattaTAGCATTTATTAATGTGTcgggcactattctaagcacttgaaatatattaataattaatcTTATGAAATAGATTAtcctattattatcctcatttttttagatgaggaaactgagacacagagaggttaaacaacttgcccaaggtcacacagatggtaagggatttgaacagacagtCCACTGCTCTTAGGATTAAGACCAGACCCTCTGACCTGGTTGACAAGGCCCAGCCTTGTCAGAATATTACCAACTTAGTCCAGCTTCATCTTTCCCCATCTTTCTCATTTCTTACCATGCTTGTGCCCACTCTCTGCTCTCTGGCTTCCCTAGACCTCTACATGCTGCCTCCCagcacagggcctttgcacatgctatcCCCTGTGTCTGGAGAACTCTTCCCTCCAATGTTTGCCCACCTGTGGCCCAtcattcaaattttaaattatgggAAAAACTTCCCTGTCCTTCTATGTCCATCATGGGCCTCCAGGTCTCCTGTatatacttgttgaatgaatggatggatgaatagtcCTTGATAGTCTTCTTTAGAGCCCAGTGATACGGGCAAGGAGGGTAGGAGATCAAAGGTGGTCAGGAGGGGTCAGGGAAAGCATCTTGGATTTATATTGACAGAAAGGCCTGGAGCAAAAagccaggaaatgcaaatcatatgCCTATCTTCTATAACTACCATGTCACTGGACACAATTGATGACTTCAGTGGCTACCTGGCATCTTAGAGAATCACAGAAGAGTAGCCAAAAGAGCATGTGGTCTAATACCTATACCAATCTTagagatagggaaactgaggcctggaaaggagaaagaactaCAGATGTAATAGGGGCAGAAATGAAACACAATCCATGGTTCTCAAATCTGGCACTGCCAGGATTTACACCAAGTGGAAGAACCACCCAGACCCTAGACCAAAGACCCATCATCAGTGAACCAGGAGTGGAGGTCCCACAATGCCAGAGAAGGTGGGCAGAAAGTGAGTCGGGCAAGACCTTAGCCAGTTCAGTAACTGATTTACCTTGTTTGATGTCTAAACATTTCTTTCCACAACTGAACATGCAGCACCTCATCTTTTCCGGGCAATGTTTGTGCATCGTACATTGGTTCCTTTCTTTGATTTCACATTTTACTCTGATCTTGGGACATCTCCCTGAGGGAGGGAAAGATATACTCCTTTGGGGCCTTGAAGGGGCCAGCACCCCTCCCTTCCCAGGCCCAGGGCACCACCGCTGAGTTAGGGAAGCTTGTTTTCACTTCACTAGTCCTCAGAAGGTGGTGACCCTCAGGGGGGTCTCAGGACTGTCACAGCACTACCACCCCCCAGCCCCATAACAATTCACCTCTAGTCTCTAACCCCCCGACTCCCTACCCCACCACCCACAAGTTTCCTGGGAGAAGGACACTTTCCTCTAGGGCCAGTCTCCTCACTCAGCCTTGCTGTTTAGGCATTCTCTTGAGGGAGGCTATAGCACCCAGTGCTTGAGATCTTCATTCCTGGACTTCTGAATTCTGCGCAACCCTTGGTACATCAAGAACCCTCTCTGGaccttgatttcctcatttgcctcatagggttgttttgaggattaataCAACAAAGCTTGTAAAGTGATTGTCAAGCTACCAGAGGCATAACAATAATGACTAACGTTGATGAAGCACAGACTATGTGCCTGgccttttctcctttaatccccATTACAATTTATGGGTAAGTCCTATCAATATTAACATATTGTTTAAAAAGGAATCTGAGACACAGGAGGTTAGGTTAACTTGCCCCAGGTCCCACGGCTCCTAAgtagtggagccaggatttgaacccgtGATGTGTGGTTCCTGACTATTCTCTCTCAACCACTATCTTCTGAGTGCTCAGTATATTTTAGCTGCTAATTATGGGACATTCATATTGCAACATCCCAAGGGACTTCTGGAGACCCACAAAGGCAAGGACTCCTTGTGGGTGTGAGGGTAGAGAGACTTGTGGGAGCTGCAAAGGGAAGATTTGGAAACTGATGTGGGTGAAGCTGGGAGAAGTGGCCTGTCTTGCTTGCAGGGAAGGCCCATGGGCTTCCCAGTTCCCTTTGTCCTGTTTCTTGAGCTCCAGGTCCAGGCACCTCCAGGAAGAGCTCCTTCTCAGATGGCAGTCGGGGGCTCAGTTGCCTCGGACCCAGGTTCCTGCAGTCACTGAGGGCATCTTAGCAGGAGGAAGGGGGCCTAAAGTATGACTCCGAATAtctcccctctctcccacccAGGATCCCAGGCTGACATGAGGCAAGCTCTCCTCGTCTGTGGAATCACTCTTTGTTCCTTCCTCCCAGCTGAGTTCTTCTGCAGGGTGAGAACTGAGACCCCAATACTTACTGCGAAAAAACCCATCAACCAGCCCAGGTTCCTGGACACCCCCCAGGAGGATGAATGGTACCAGAATTGGCAGAAGTCCTGAGAACCCCATTGCAGGAGGCATTGGCCTGGCTGGAGGCACGAAACTAGGAAGTGCTATTTACCAGTTCCTGCCTCTGAAATTCTCTTCCCTGGCTCAGCCTTGCCCTATAGGATCCACACATCACTGGAGACAGCCAGCCACACTCCCTCCTCAAATCCCTGAGGCCCTCAGTGGGGCTGGCTGGCACCCATAGCACCGGCCCTAGGGGAAGGGGT
This genomic window contains:
- the LOC119515300 gene encoding WAP four-disulfide core domain protein 6A-like; translated protein: MGFSGLLPILVPFILLGGVQEPGLVDGFFRRRCPKIRVKCEIKERNQCTMHKHCPEKMRCCMFSCGKKCLDIKQDICKLPKEVGPCMAYLPRWWYDKDTEVCSRFIYGGCQGNNNNFQSEAICQVTCQNKRGLESSPEQTPRAWSLVEGEATSRAHGEPSTPASGGLDTSSRQFVTS